Within Salvia hispanica cultivar TCC Black 2014 unplaced genomic scaffold, UniMelb_Shisp_WGS_1.0 HiC_scaffold_664, whole genome shotgun sequence, the genomic segment CTGAAGAAATTCCTATCCAAATTGCATGGAATTCCTTCTTCAATTCGATTATTGATTTTAGTGAACATTTGTCTTCGCTTTTGTCTCTTGTAATTAGTAGttgatgaatttttatttggttgtGTATTtgtcacaaaacaaaatacattattCTGAATTCACTGGATTTCTTTGGATTTTGTTTTAGATGCTAATTTCAAGCCAGTGGAATTGCAAGTTAGATCCAGTTTGGAGGATGAGAGCAGCACTTCTTCTAGTTCTGATAAGCCATTAGAACCTACGAAGATAGAGGTTTGTTCCTTGAACTTATGTGTTTAGAGTTGAAAGTATAGTTAAATGGGATTGTTGGGATTTGGTAGAGTTGCTAAGCCTGTTATTGTGTTTTGCTGAAATTCCCTACTGCTTTTACACATTTTGTAGCTAATTGATATGTACTAGTATTCTTTCTTATCCACACCTTATATGCATTGGCTTTGGTGAATATGAAAATTACCTTCTGTTTGGTGCTCTTGTATGTTTGATAGTTTCTCTAAGCCTCTTCTTAGGGTGACTGCTGAGCAAGTCTTGTTTGGAATGTGAGGAAATCTGGTGTATTGGCATTTGGATATTTTCCAGCAGTGATTTATGGATTGTGAAATTTGTTAACCGTAGTTGGAGATGTGTAGATCTTATATTGACTTTCGATATTTCTTATAGTCGTCAAGTAGGTAGAggagtataattaaaatgtctCACAACCTCTTACTATAAGAAGTCCTAAAGGGAAGTAGTCAGGgacatttttgttcatataCTCTGAAAAGAATCATCAATTTTGAGGTATTGAGGGTGCATTTAGAACCAGACATTCTGGATGCTGGATGTACATATGGTGGATCTCACCATCTCAAGTGTTCACTGTTACACTGTTTCTCGACTGTCAGTTGTTTAATGTATTGTTTAGTAAGTTACTTCCCAGAACCTAATCAGCTAGTAGCACAGTAGCTTGGGGGTTATTTGTCGATGTAGCATGAAATTGCAGTCAGTGACTGCTGAGTCTACAGAAAGAATACGCACAGAATGATTTTTATCTAGCTtgcattttcttatttttgttgatgcaaTTTTTAGTCATCATCCGCTGTAGCTTATTGACTTCAAGTGACGTTCTTTGTCTTTCAAGCAGGTATCACATACTGCAACCTCTCGTCGCCATTGTCTGACTTGTATATGCTCCGCAATGGTGTTGATAGTTGCTCCAGGAATTTCAGATTCTGACTCTAAGGCAAATGCTATGGATAACGAAGAAAAAGCAGTGTGTCGCAATTGCAGAGGCAGTGGTGCTATAATCTGTGAGTGTGAATCAGTTCTCTTTAAAGACAGTATCATATTTCGAAAAACATATAAAGCAGAGCTCATCTGTTTCTCTGACCTCGTGTAGGCCATAAGATGATGTTCATTTGCTCTTTATTTAGGTGATATGTGTGGTGGTACAGGAAAATGGAAGGCTCTGAACAGAAAACGTGCAAAAGATGTCTACGAGTTTACAGAATGCCCCAACTGCTACGGTAACTATgttttaatcatttaatttgcTTGAGCATGCGTTTATCATATTAGGATGCTTGAATGTGGATATTGTCATTCATATCTGTAAACATATGCTGTTTCTTAATCTCTCTGACTTTAGTATTGAATGATTTCTACGAAATTCTAGGTCGAGGGATATTAGTATGCCCGGTATGTTTGGGGACAGGTTTGCCAAACAACAAAGGTCTTCTTCGGAGGCCTGATGCAAAGCAATTGCTCGATAAGATGTACAATGGCCGGTTGTTACCAAACTCCTAGGTACTATACTCTCACGGTTCTTCATCACTTTCTTCCTACTTCATGATGCACAACAACATTTTGCTACTTGTCTTTCCCACTAAAGAACAATACATGGTTTGTCTTTGTGCTTCAGTTTGATTTCAATGTGTAACGAGACATCTTTGGACGAAGCAAGAGATGAGAGGAACGGAGCGTATAAGGAAAAGGTAAACACAATGCTAGCAAGTCTAGTAACATTTCTCACTTGGGCTGTGTGTGGAAGGCAATGGCAAATCTTTTGATCTCGAGACTCCTCTGGCAAGTTTCTTGGTCACCATATGAGAAACAACTCTAGTGTTCTATATTTCTCACGCTTTATTATCATGATCATCATCATGAGTGGGTGTAGATGTTTATGTTGATGTTGATGTAGTATATGTTGGTGCTTTTGCCTCTCATGCTCTAGCCGGTGGGGACGTATCGATCCTGTTACTTTGGACGACTAGTCCTGACAAGTCAAGATAGAGTTAGGTTTTATAACTATGTTCGGAGCatataaaactttttttaaagttttttggttcacagttttattattacgtGACAGAAGCTCAAGCTTAAGGTCGTTTCGAGGGTCCATCAGAAATTGTAACTTGCAAGTTAAACACATGTAAAATTCTTATAAAAATTCCGTTCTTGGCATAACTTGCAAGGTAAACGTCCGagtttaagattttgatggatcaattttcttttattttactccctccgtcccgccattaaatgtttcatttttctttttttgagaTGTGtctcattccactaactcattcgagtcatattttataataaaaccaatatataaaagtagactTCACgtattactaatttttctaTCCACTTTACTATATAAAGtgaaacaatttcttaaattccgtAATGGTCAAATATGGAACATTTAATCAGGAACacagggagtattagttttgaaTGCAATACTGTacatagaaataaataatcactaataaaaaaaatactatgaaaGTTGACCTTTTGAACATGGATTATTagacaaaattttcaattgtttaaTAATAAGGGAAAAACGTAC encodes:
- the LOC125199767 gene encoding protein PHOTOSYSTEM I ASSEMBLY 2, chloroplastic-like, with amino-acid sequence MAAHLSSHSLSAISSFSVQHVKISPNRNANFKPVELQVRSSLEDESSTSSSSDKPLEPTKIEVSHTATSRRHCLTCICSAMVLIVAPGISDSDSKANAMDNEEKAVCRNCRGSGAIICDMCGGTGKWKALNRKRAKDVYEFTECPNCYGRGILVCPVCLGTGLPNNKGLLRRPDAKQLLDKMYNGRLLPNS